The genomic DNA CCGTCTGCGGCGGTCTCGCGGTACTGAGTGCCGCCATAGATCGCGTTGATCGCATTGGCGCAATCGCGCTCGGCATCCTGGTGGCTCTGGACGAGCCCGCTGATGCGGTCCAGCAGCGCCTGCTGGCGCTTGACCTTCTCCTCGTCCTTCTTCCACTCGCTGTCGCCGGAGACCTCGTTCTCGAAGGATGCGATGTCAGCGACGAGTGTGGCCTTGGTCTTGGCAAGCGCCCGCTCGGTCTTGGCGTAGGTCTCGAGGGCCTTGGCGACGTGGTCAGCGTTGGTCTTGACGTCATCACCATCGCCCAGGTTCGGATTGAGCGCGTTGACGAGCGTCTCGGTGTCAGGCGAGACGAAGTGCGTGCGGAGCTTCTTCCACTCCGTGTCGATCTTCGTGGTCGCGCTCTCAACACTCGAGCCGTGGCTGCGAATGCTGCGCGCATGCTCCTCGACGGAGTCAGCGTCCGCAAGGTCAGGGATCTGAGAGGCATCGATACCGGAAGCGGTCATCGCTCATCCTTTCGCGGGCCGTGGTCAGACGCACCGGCCGACTGCGCGGCGCCACCCTTGGCAGCGCCCGGGGCATCATCGCCCTTGCTCTCGGTGTGGCCGATGGACGTGACGGAACGCTGCACCATCGTCTCGTCCCCTTGCTGGAACTCGGTCAGGGCTTCGCTCAGCTTGGTCGTGCCGTTGCCTGTGAGCGTCGCGATCGATTCGACATCCTTGCCGAACGAGCGCTCGTAATAGCCGATGAGGGCCTTGCCCACGATCCCCGACCTCGAGGCCTTGGCCGCATTGGGCACGTCCTTCGCCATGCCCTTGCTGGCCGTCTCGAAGGGCTTGGACTCGGTGACCACGTTGGTGATGACCGAGTTGCAGCCCGGGACGCTGATGTCGTACTTCATGTGCCCTTCAAACCCCCATGTGAAGACAGAGTGGGGCGGGCGAAGGTCTGGTGTCTCCGCCCGCCCCAGCCGGAGGCACGTGCTGCAGGGAGAGCCCCTGCGGGCTCCCCGAGGGGAAACCCTGTGCCGCCTGTGAGCGGGTGTGCGCTAGCCGATGTTCGAGATGGCGGTGCGCGTCTTGGACTGCGTCTGCGTGGCGGTCTGGTCGTTGTCGCCCAGCGTCGTCTTGATCAGGTGGATGATCTGCTTCACCTCGCCGGAGGCGTTCTTCCAGCGGGTCTCCACGTGCTGGTACTCATCCGAGGCGCCGTCCATCTGGAAGTCAGACATGGCCGTGGCAACCTGCTGATCGCGCTGGCTCATCAGAGTCTCGAGGCGGGAGACAATGCCCTGGATGTCTCCCTGGACGTTCTGGGAGGCGTCGGTGTCAAAGGAAATGCGGTCTGCGCTCATGTCACGTGTCCTTGAAGTCTCGTCGGGGCGGGATCAGCGGGCGGCGAATCGGGCGCCGTCGAAGTTGGCAGTGCCCTGTGCGCGCTGGGAGTTGTCGGCGGTGTCCTGGTCGCCGGTCTGCGTGTGCTGGTCCATCTCGCTCTGACCCTGGTTGATGGCCGCGAGGGAGGTGTTGAGGTCGTTGGTGACCTCGTCCACGCGGGACTTGAACTCGTCGAACTTGGCCTTGCCCGCGCCGTTGAACTTGCCCTCGAGGGGCTGCGCGGCGTCCACCAGCTGGCGGACCAGGCTCGTGAGCTCGTCTGCGCTCGAGCCGGTGTCCCGGGTCAGCGTTCCAAGCGCCTGTGCGCCCATATCGAACTTCATCAGCGAACCGTCCTCACTGTGTTGATCTCCCCCATCGGGATCGCCCGTAGAGGCTTGAGTTGACGAGATACCCTAACCATGATTTCCTGCGGGCGCGCAACCCCTGCGGGGGCAATTGCCTCCTGCTCGTTCCGTATTCCGGTCTAGTTTCACCGGGATGCGTCATGGTGCACACGCCGCTGTTTGCCGCATGTTTTCTGGCCCAGCACGCCGAGGCTCCCGAATCAAGTGCGAACTTCCCTTAGAGTTGACTGATAGATGCCGTTCGCGCGGACCAGCGGCCTGAGGTCGTGGACGCGAGCTCACCGGGTAGGGGGAATCTGTGCGCCAATACGATCAGCAAGTGGTCGAGGCAGTCACCCTGCGGCGCCAGCGGGTCCAGAACGCCGTCTTCTTCGGGAGCGCTCGGTGGCGGCGCCAGCTCCCGGACCAGCTCCGGCCCCTGCTCATGGGAGTCATCGTGGCGGCGGTCATCGCTGCCGGGTGCATCGCCACCTCCTTCATCGTCAACCTCATCGAGAAGCAGCAGGCAGAACAGGCCAAGTACCGCCGCGGCGCCGCCCCGGCCTCGGTCACCCAGATCTACACCCACGGCAGCGAAGGTCTCCTTTCGTGACAACGTCTCTTACCCGCGTCACCGTCTCAGCTGACGGCCGCAATGCCGAGCTTCTGCTTCCGTCTGACGAGCCGGTCAGCGCCCTTCTTCCCTGCCTTGTCGAGGTCCTGCGCTTCTCTGGGGCCACCGGTGTGGGCCGTGTGGCTCTCAACCGGCTCGGCGGCCCAGCCCTTCCGGACGGCGCCTCTCTCCGCGAGGCAAACGTGGAGGATGGAGCCTGGCTGCTCCTCACCGCGACCGAGGACGCGCTTCCGGAGCCTGTGGTGTACGACGTCGCGGACGTCGTCGAAGAAGAGCTCCCCGCACTCCAGCGTGCCGGCAGTCCGCAGGCGCGGGACCTCCTCGCCTCGCTGTTCGGTGGCCTCTCCCTCATCGCGGCATTCGGTCTCTTCGCCGCCTGGACGCCCCAGGCCGTGCCGGTCGCGGCGCTCGTCATCGCGGCCCTGTGCTGGGTGGCCAGCGCGGTGATCCCGTGGCGGGCGGGACTCGTCAGCCGCGTGCTCTCGCTCGTCCCGCTCGTTGTCTGCGCGTGGTCTCTCATCATCGGCACGTGGACCATGGACGTGAGGATCTGGATCGCTGCGGGTGCCGTCCTGCTCACCCAGCTCGCCCGGGAGGCCAGCCGCCGCTCAGCGCGCAGCGCCGTCGCCATCCTTGCAGTGGCGCTCTTTACGGGGGCCGCGTGGATGCTCGCGCTCCAGCTGACACCGCGCCTCGGGGACGCCGCCGCTGTGGCGGGTTCGGTCTCGGTGGTGCTCCTCGGTCTTGTTCCCCGCTGGGCCCTCGGCCTCGCCGGCCTCAACTCGCTCGACGATCGCCGCGCCCGGTCAGCGGAAGTCACCCGGCTCTCCGTGACGACGTCACTCGCGGCGGCCCACCGGATCCTTCAGTCCTCCTTCGTCTGGATCGGCGCCTCTGTCGCCCTCGCCTCGGTGCTGCTCGACGACGGCGGGCCCAGCCCCGCTTGGCACATCTCCCTCCTCGCGGCATGGGCGCTCGTCCTGCTGCTGCGTCTGCGCCACTTCCCGCTCGTTGTCCAGCGAGTCGTGCTGGGAGCTGCCGCAGGCGTCGTCGTCGTCTCCCTCTTCGCCGCGCTCGCAGCGGTCCTCCGCAACCCGGTGTGGACGGCGGTGGGGGCTGGAGTGTTCCTCCTTGCCGCCCTCGCGCTCCTCGGCAGTGTGGCGATCCGCCTGCCGGAGCATATCCAGGCCCGCCAGCGCATGCTCGCAGACCGCGCCGAGGCGCTGATTGCGCTGTCCATGATCCCCATCCTCATCGGGGGCTTCGACGTGTACGCGTCCCTCGTGACCACGTTCCAGAAGTAGGAAAGGACCCCCACGATGGCCTCACGACGAGCCGGTGACCGCTCTTTCCTCCAGGCCAGTGCGACCTCCCTCGCGGAGGCGGACGAGCCCCGCTGGGCCCGTTACGGACGCCTGGCCCTCACAGCCGGGCGCGCCGCCATCCATGACGCCTACCCCTCCGAGCTGGCCCGCACGGTCCAGGGCGCACAGCAGCCCGTCTCCACCGGGCGGCGCATCGCTGTCATCTCGGCCGGCGGAGGGGCCGGCGCATCCACGGCAGCCTCACTGGTGGCCTTGGCCCTCGCCGAGGTCCGGCGCGATGCCGTGGGGCTCGTGGACCTGGCGAGCCTGCGCTCGGGCCTCGCGCCGAGTCTGCTCCACACGGCCCACGGCGGGCCGCGTGCGAGCCTCGGGTCCCTGAGCGTCGCGGCACCCCACGGCCGCTCAGAGTTCCTCGCGGCGCTCTCAGCAGAGGAGGGGCGGCCCGTCGTGGTCGGTGCCTCGCAGCATGAGAAGCCTCTCGACGAGCGCGGGGCCACGGCCCTCGTCGCCGAGTTCTCCCGCCACTGCGCGGTGACCCTCGTCGAGTGCCCGCCGGGGATCGACGACGAGCGGACTCGCGCCGTCCTTCGCCGCGCCCACACGGCCGTGCTCGTGGCGGACATGAGCGAGTCAGGCTTCCAGGACGCTCAGGCGCTCCTCGACGCGATGCGTGAGGACGGGTTTGACCTCCCCGTGCTCCTCCTCGGGAACGAGCGCAGCGCGGGCCGCTCCTCGGTGCTGCGCCGCGCCCGCCGCACCGCCCGTGAGACCGGCGTTGCCTTCCAGGGCCTCAGGCATCAGCGGCGCTTCCGCTCCGGGCAGCCACTGTCCCTCGATGCGCTGCCGGAGCCCGTGCGGCTTGAGGTCTTCCGGATTGCCTCGACGGCGCTGACACTCGCCCGGACGGGGGCGGCGTCCTCGTGACCTACCGCGTCGTCCATCGCCCGGCCCGCTCTACCCGCCCGCAGAAGACGGGCGAGCGCGTCTACCTTGAGCCGCCGCCGGTCCTTGACCAGACGGGCGGCAAGGTCAACTTCCTGACGATCGTGCCGCTGCTCGGCGCGGCCACGTCGATGACCGTCATGATGCTCTTCCGAGGGTCCCCTTTTGCAGCCGTGGGCGCCATCATGATGGTGGTCACCGTCATCGCGTCGATCCTGCTCCTCTTCACGCAGCGTGGAAAAGCGCGGCGTGAGCGGCAGGTCAAGCGGGACGCCTATCTCGAGTATCTCGACGACAAGCGCCGGGAGTTCACCGAGGAGGACGCCAGGCTGCGCGCGAGCGCCAGGGTCAACAGCCCAGAGTTCGCGCTTCTGCCCAATATCGTCAGGGACCCCGCGCGCCTCTGGGAGCGTCGGCGCGGCCACAGCGACTTCCTCCGCCTTCGCCTCGGCGTCGGGGAGCGCCCGGTCCGGGACCTCGAGATTCGCACGGAAGCCCAGTCGATCGAACGGCCGGACTACTTCCTCGCCGGGGAGGCCGAGAACGTCCGCCGACGCTACAGCGTGGCGCCGGGCGTGCCGTGCGAGTTCTCGTTCCGCTCGCTCGGTGAGGTGACGGTGGTCGGCCCCCGCGAGGCGGCCTCGCCGCTGGCGCGCCAGATCATGAGCCGCGCAGCCGTCCTCCACTCCCCGGAGGACCTGTACCTCGCCCTCGTCGTTCCCGAGCCGCGCCGACACGAGTGGGAATGGGCCGCGTCCCTCCCGCACGTCAACGCGCAGGACCGCCCTTCGCGGCTCGGTCCTCTCAAGCGCGTCTACACGAGCAGGGAGGAGATGGCCGCGGACCTGCGGGGCGAGCTCCTCAAGCGGGCCAAGCTCGCGGCTGAGGCGCGCAAGAACAGCCGGGACCTGGACCTGGACACGCTGCTCCCGGCGATGCTCGTCGTCGATCTGTCCGAGGAGGGGCCGGCCGTGGCTCTCGCGTCGCCGGACGCGCTGCTGTCCGCCGCCGACCTGGGCCTGACCTGCGTGCGATTCCTCGAGGAGCGCCTGCACGAGCCGGACCGCATCGCGGCCCGCTTCACAGTCACGGGAGCCGACGACGGGCGGGTCTCCGCCCGCTACGAGGACCTGCGCGACGAGGAGTCCCACCCCGAACCCCTGGAGTTCATGCTCGAGGACGTCAGCCAGGCGCAGGCCCAGGCCCTGAGCCGCCTGCTTGCCCCGCTGCGTCTCGCGCCGGACTCGCTCGAGCACAACGAGAGCGTCAACTCCGAGCGCTTCACGGAGATGCTGAGTCTCAACGAGCTCAGCCGTGGCGAGATCGAGCGCAACTGGGGCTCCCGCT from Falsarthrobacter nasiphocae includes the following:
- a CDS encoding DUF6507 family protein, with product MKYDISVPGCNSVITNVVTESKPFETASKGMAKDVPNAAKASRSGIVGKALIGYYERSFGKDVESIATLTGNGTTKLSEALTEFQQGDETMVQRSVTSIGHTESKGDDAPGAAKGGAAQSAGASDHGPRKDER
- a CDS encoding pore-forming ESAT-6 family protein, with translation MSADRISFDTDASQNVQGDIQGIVSRLETLMSQRDQQVATAMSDFQMDGASDEYQHVETRWKNASGEVKQIIHLIKTTLGDNDQTATQTQSKTRTAISNIG
- a CDS encoding EsaB/YukD family protein; this encodes MTTSLTRVTVSADGRNAELLLPSDEPVSALLPCLVEVLRFSGATGVGRVALNRLGGPALPDGASLREANVEDGAWLLLTATEDALPEPVVYDVADVVEEELPALQRAGSPQARDLLASLFGGLSLIAAFGLFAAWTPQAVPVAALVIAALCWVASAVIPWRAGLVSRVLSLVPLVVCAWSLIIGTWTMDVRIWIAAGAVLLTQLAREASRRSARSAVAILAVALFTGAAWMLALQLTPRLGDAAAVAGSVSVVLLGLVPRWALGLAGLNSLDDRRARSAEVTRLSVTTSLAAAHRILQSSFVWIGASVALASVLLDDGGPSPAWHISLLAAWALVLLLRLRHFPLVVQRVVLGAAAGVVVVSLFAALAAVLRNPVWTAVGAGVFLLAALALLGSVAIRLPEHIQARQRMLADRAEALIALSMIPILIGGFDVYASLVTTFQK
- a CDS encoding GTPase domain-containing protein → MASRRAGDRSFLQASATSLAEADEPRWARYGRLALTAGRAAIHDAYPSELARTVQGAQQPVSTGRRIAVISAGGGAGASTAASLVALALAEVRRDAVGLVDLASLRSGLAPSLLHTAHGGPRASLGSLSVAAPHGRSEFLAALSAEEGRPVVVGASQHEKPLDERGATALVAEFSRHCAVTLVECPPGIDDERTRAVLRRAHTAVLVADMSESGFQDAQALLDAMREDGFDLPVLLLGNERSAGRSSVLRRARRTARETGVAFQGLRHQRRFRSGQPLSLDALPEPVRLEVFRIASTALTLARTGAASS